TATTGGTGGGCATCCCGTTTGCGCTGCGCCGAGCGGCAGACGTCGAGCTGAATGTGGATTCGATTCGCGAGTTCGTCAGCAGCCTGGGCGTCTGGGGCCCCGTCGTGATGGTCCTGATCGTGACCTTCCGGACACCTCTCCTGCTGACCTCCCAGATCGTTCTCACCGTGGCCGGCGTCTGCTTTGGCGCCCTGGAGGGCGCCTTGTACGGCGCTCTCGGCAGCTTTCTCTCTGGCTTCGGCGTCTTCGTTGCCGTGCGTTGGCTCGGTGCAGACGCGATCGCCGGGCGGGTACCGCCCAACCTGCAACGCACTCTCGAAGTCGCCGGGAGCCGCGGCACCGCCGCCCTGATGGCCATTGGAACCGCGCTCCCGGTCGGCCCGACGACCCTCTATCACGCCGCAGCCGGCCTCACGAAGATGGGCATGCCGACCTTCACCATCGCCCTGGTGATTGGGGTCATTCCTCGTTCACTCGTCTACGCGGCATTCGGTAGCAGCCTCCTCGAAGGCGAATACGGAAATGCCGCCTGGCTCGGCGCGGTGATCCTGCTCCCCTTCCTCGCGCTCATCCACCCAGGTGCGAGGGGCTGGATCCGCTACCAGTTCTCCCCCGCCCTCCCCTCCGAGAAGTCAACGAGCGGGGACGGGGTTTACAATTGACTTGATGGAAAAGGGCAGGGCCCTTTTCCATCAAGTCAATTGTAAACCCCGTCCCCGCTCGTTGACTTCTCGGAGGGCTAGCCCTTCAGGACGTTGAGGGCGGAACCGGCCTTGAACCAGGCGATCTGGTCGTCGTTCAGGGAGTGTGCGACGTCGAAGGGTTGCGTGCTGCCATCGGACTGATGGAGGACCGCCTGGAGCGGGCGATCCTCAGCCAACTCACTGAGCCCGGTGATGCTGATGCGCGTCTGCTCCTGGATCTTCTCGTAGTCGGCCGGATCGACGAAAGTGAGTGGCAGGACACCCTGCTTCTTCAGGTTCGTTTCGGCAATCCGAGCGAAGCTTCGCGCGATGACGGCGGCACAACCCAGGTGACGGGGCTCCATGGCCGCATGCTCCCGGCTCGAACCCTCCCCGTAGTTCTCGTCGCCGACGACGACCCAGCGAAGACCCTCGGCTTTGTAGTGACGAGCGATCTTGGGAAACGAAATTCCCGTCTCATCCGAGAGCTGGTCCAGGCCCTCTCCTGCCTTGCCTGTGAATGCGTTGATCGCGCCGATGTACATGTTGTCGCTGATCCGATTCAGATGACCGCGGAAGCGCAACCAGGGGCCCGCCATCGAGATATGATCCGTCGTGCACTTGCCTTTGGCCTTCAGCAGAAGCGGTAGCTCCTCGAAATCCCGTCCACTCCAGGGAGCGAAGGGTTCGAGGAAGGCCAGCCGCTCGGACTCCGGGCTGATCTCCACTTCGACATTTCCCGGGTCGTCCGGCGGAGCGAGGTAGCCGTCGTGGCTGGTGACGAACCCCTGCTCCGGTACGTCCGGTGCCGGCGCCGGGGGGGTGAGCTTGAAACGGCTCCCGTCGGCCGCCTCGATCTCATCCGTCAACGGATTGAACGCCAGCGTACCGGCCAATGCGTAGGCGACACAGATTTCCGGGCTGCTGATGAAGGCCAACGTTTCCGGGTTCCCATCGTTGCGCTTCGGAAAGTTGCGATTGAACGAGGTCAGGATGGAATTCGGTACACCCTTCTCTACATCGTCCCGGCGCCACTGGCCGATGCACGGGCCGCAAGCGTTGGCCAGGACAATGGCACCCACTTCTTCCAGTGCATCGAGCTGCCCATCGCGGCGGATCGTCTGATGCACCTGCTCCGAACCCGGAGTGCACCAGAGCTTCGTCTTCGCCTTCGCACCTCGCGCACTCGCTTGTCTCGCCACGTCAGCGGCCCGCGACAGATCCTCGTACGAGGAGTTCGTGCAGCTCCCGATCAGGCAGGAAGTAAGGCTGGCCGGATAGCCGTTTTCCTCGGCATCCGATTCCATCTTCGAAACCGGTCGCGCCAGATCGGGCGTGTGGGGGCCGACGATATGCGGCTCGAGCGTCGAGAGATCGATCTCGACGATTTCGTCGAAGAAGCCATCCGGCTCGTTCGCAACCTCTGGATCCGCCCGGAGCAGCTCTGCAAACTCGTTGGAGAGATCTGCCAGCACCTCTCGCCCGGTGCTCTTCAGATACAACTCCATCCGCTCGTCGTACGGGAAGATCGATGTGGTCGCACCGAGTTCGGCGCCCATGTTGGTGATCGTGGCCTTGCCTGTGCACGAGAGCGAGCGAGTCCCGGGGCCGAAGTATTCGACCACCCGGTTCGTGCCACCCTTCACCGTGAGCAGCTCACAGACCTTCAGGATCACGTCCTTCGGCGCCGACCAGCCACTGAGTTCGCCCGTCAAGTGAACCCCGACCAGCTTCGGATACAACACCTCCCAGGGAAAACCGGCCATCACGTCCACGGCATCGGCACCACCCACACCGCAGGCGAACATGCCGAGGCCCCCGGCATTCGGTGTATGGGAATCCGTGCCGATCATCATGCCACCGGGGTAGGCGTATTTCTCGAGCACCACCTGATGGATGATCCCGGCACCTGGGCCCCAGAAGCCGAGGCCGTAGCGCGCTGACGCCGAACGCAGGAAATCGTAGACCTCCCGATTCGTCACCCGGGCAGTCGCCATATCCTCGGACGCGCCCTCGTAGGCCTGGATGAGATGATCGCAATGCACACTGCTGGGCACGGCAGTTTCATCGCGGCCGGAAGAAATGAATTGGAGCAGGGCCATCTGGGCCGTGGCGTCCTGCATGGCAACCCGATCCGGGCGCAAGGCGAGGTAGCTATCGCCCGGTGTGAGCTCCTGGCCTTCGGGATCGTCGAGATGACCGAGCAGGATCTTCTCGGCGTAGGTCAGAGGCCGACCCAAGCGGCGACGCACGGTCCCCAGATTCTGCTGAACCTGCTCGTAGGTCTTTCGCACGAGTTCGGGTGTGGTCTCGATCTTGGGCATGAGGACCTCCTGTAGGGCGGGAACCGGACTTTAGCAATTCGGCTGGGCTAGCATGCGCGTCCATGGAACCCCGTTCGTTCTTCGTCCACGGTGGGGACGGCCACAAGATCCACGTTCTGGAGTGGAGCACCGAAGGTGTTCCCCTGGTCTTCGTCCATGGCTTTGGGAACACGGCCCGCATCTGGGACGACGCCGCAGCTCTCGTGGCACCCCACTATCGGACGATCGCCATTGATCAACGTGGCCATGGCGAATCGGACCACGATCCAGAACACCGCTACGCCTATGACGATCTGGCAAGGGATCTCGAGGCCGTCGTCGAAGCCCTGCAGATCGAGCGCTTCGTTCTGGTGGGCCACTCCCTGGGAGGGCGCACCGCGATGACGTATGCGGAAGGGAACGCGGAGCGCCTCGCCGGATTGGTGATCGTCGACACAGGCCCGGAACACGATCCGCGTGGAAGCTCTCGCATTCGCAGTGAGGTCGAGCAGCGCGGCGATGGGACCGTGGCGTCGGTCAAGGAATACGAGAGCATCCTTGCGCATAACTTCCCCGCTTCCTCACCTGGAGTGATCCGACGGATGGCCACCGCGGAGCTCCGCGAACGGGACGACGGCCGCTGGGAGCGGAAACTCGACCCGACCTTCTTTCCCGCCCGTGCGGACATGGACGAAGCCGCGATGGAGGCCCACGAACGCGAAATGTCGAAACGCCTGTGGGCAGTCCTCGAGAAGATCCCCTGCCCAACGCTCGTGGTCCGCGGCGCGGCGTCGGACATCCTGGGCCCGGACGTCGCCGATCGGATGGTGGAGGAAGCCCTCCCCAACGGAACACTCGCCGTCGTTGGCCAGGCCAGCCACTCCGTGATGACCGACAACCCCGAAGGCTTCAACGCCACCCTCTCCGCCTTCGCCCTCGGAAGCTGAAAGTCAACCAGCGGGGACGGGGTTTACAATTGACTTCTTGCAAAGCAAGAAGTCAATTGTAAACCCCGTCCCCGCTGGTTGACTTCTTCGAGACCAGGGTCAGCAGGGCGGGCAGGAAGATTAGGTTGCAGGCGAGGGTGATCCCGACACCGAGGGTCAGAAGCTGGCCCAGACTCGCCAAGCCGCGGTGACTTGCCAGGCCGAGTGAACCGAAGCTCGCGATCGTGGTCAGCGCGCTCCAGAAGACGGCACGCGATGTGCTCGTGCCGAGGATGCCATCCGTCGGCACGCCGGCGCGAAAACGGTGCACGAGATGAATACCGCTATCGACGCCAATCCCGAGAAGGAGGGGAACGACGATGACGTTGGCGAAGTTGA
This genomic stretch from bacterium harbors:
- a CDS encoding TVP38/TMEM64 family protein, which gives rise to MNESSSDRRHLLRRLLGLAALALLVGIPFALRRAADVELNVDSIREFVSSLGVWGPVVMVLIVTFRTPLLLTSQIVLTVAGVCFGALEGALYGALGSFLSGFGVFVAVRWLGADAIAGRVPPNLQRTLEVAGSRGTAALMAIGTALPVGPTTLYHAAAGLTKMGMPTFTIALVIGVIPRSLVYAAFGSSLLEGEYGNAAWLGAVILLPFLALIHPGARGWIRYQFSPALPSEKSTSGDGVYN
- a CDS encoding aconitate hydratase; translation: MPKIETTPELVRKTYEQVQQNLGTVRRRLGRPLTYAEKILLGHLDDPEGQELTPGDSYLALRPDRVAMQDATAQMALLQFISSGRDETAVPSSVHCDHLIQAYEGASEDMATARVTNREVYDFLRSASARYGLGFWGPGAGIIHQVVLEKYAYPGGMMIGTDSHTPNAGGLGMFACGVGGADAVDVMAGFPWEVLYPKLVGVHLTGELSGWSAPKDVILKVCELLTVKGGTNRVVEYFGPGTRSLSCTGKATITNMGAELGATTSIFPYDERMELYLKSTGREVLADLSNEFAELLRADPEVANEPDGFFDEIVEIDLSTLEPHIVGPHTPDLARPVSKMESDAEENGYPASLTSCLIGSCTNSSYEDLSRAADVARQASARGAKAKTKLWCTPGSEQVHQTIRRDGQLDALEEVGAIVLANACGPCIGQWRRDDVEKGVPNSILTSFNRNFPKRNDGNPETLAFISSPEICVAYALAGTLAFNPLTDEIEAADGSRFKLTPPAPAPDVPEQGFVTSHDGYLAPPDDPGNVEVEISPESERLAFLEPFAPWSGRDFEELPLLLKAKGKCTTDHISMAGPWLRFRGHLNRISDNMYIGAINAFTGKAGEGLDQLSDETGISFPKIARHYKAEGLRWVVVGDENYGEGSSREHAAMEPRHLGCAAVIARSFARIAETNLKKQGVLPLTFVDPADYEKIQEQTRISITGLSELAEDRPLQAVLHQSDGSTQPFDVAHSLNDDQIAWFKAGSALNVLKG
- a CDS encoding alpha/beta hydrolase, which translates into the protein MEPRSFFVHGGDGHKIHVLEWSTEGVPLVFVHGFGNTARIWDDAAALVAPHYRTIAIDQRGHGESDHDPEHRYAYDDLARDLEAVVEALQIERFVLVGHSLGGRTAMTYAEGNAERLAGLVIVDTGPEHDPRGSSRIRSEVEQRGDGTVASVKEYESILAHNFPASSPGVIRRMATAELRERDDGRWERKLDPTFFPARADMDEAAMEAHEREMSKRLWAVLEKIPCPTLVVRGAASDILGPDVADRMVEEALPNGTLAVVGQASHSVMTDNPEGFNATLSAFALGS